A window of the Deltaproteobacteria bacterium genome harbors these coding sequences:
- the cpaB gene encoding Flp pilus assembly protein CpaB: MDRAGRRGHRLARPRLRRRARPPDGRDRVRPRPRRRVVRRDRRAVRTARNPVCPPRGRGPIEEVPVKRIAWIAALIVGAAGFALIVAHERSLARKLSGGDPVEVLVAARDIAIGERLDESMLGVRTIPSSYIERRHILAADARRALGVRVSLGVRAGEALLWSDLATGGGDRRDLSSLVTPGMRAVSIQASVTSRLGGLLRPGDRVDILLTTDRASHPVTVPLLQNVLVLAVGGDTGASGEVPLIGAKSDVTVSVTLEQAQALALAPHEGELVVALRHPEDITVVEDLPETTSADILEPQRRARLGARRTLAAPAAEPPSGKEIEHVH, from the coding sequence CTGGACCGTGCTGGCCGACGAGGTCACCGGCTTGCACGACCGCGCCTTCGTCGTCGAGCGCGGCCACCGGATGGTCGTGATCGCGTACGGCCTCGACCCCGACGGCGCGTCGTACGCCGCGATCGCCGAGCCGTCCGCACTGCCCGAAACCCCGTTTGCCCGCCGCGAGGACGCGGCCCCATCGAGGAGGTTCCCGTGAAACGTATCGCATGGATCGCGGCGCTGATCGTCGGCGCCGCAGGGTTCGCGCTGATCGTCGCCCACGAGCGGTCGCTCGCGCGCAAGCTGTCCGGCGGCGACCCCGTCGAAGTCCTCGTCGCCGCGCGCGACATCGCGATCGGCGAACGGCTCGACGAGTCGATGCTGGGCGTGCGCACCATCCCGTCGAGCTACATCGAACGCCGGCACATCCTCGCCGCCGACGCGCGCCGCGCGCTCGGCGTGCGCGTGTCGCTGGGCGTGCGCGCCGGCGAGGCGCTGCTGTGGAGCGACCTGGCCACCGGCGGCGGCGACCGGCGCGACCTGTCGAGCCTGGTGACGCCCGGGATGCGCGCCGTGTCGATCCAGGCGTCGGTGACGTCGCGCCTCGGCGGGCTGCTGCGCCCGGGCGACCGGGTGGACATCTTGCTCACGACCGACCGCGCGAGCCATCCGGTGACGGTGCCGCTGCTGCAAAACGTGCTGGTGCTCGCGGTCGGCGGCGACACCGGCGCGTCCGGCGAGGTGCCGCTGATCGGCGCGAAGTCGGACGTGACCGTGAGCGTCACGCTCGAGCAGGCGCAGGCGCTGGCGCTCGCACCGCACGAGGGCGAACTCGTCGTCGCACTGCGCCACCCCGAGGACATCACGGTCGTCGAGGACCTGCCGGAGACGACCTCGGCCGACATCCTCGAGCCGCAGCGCCGCGCCCGCCTCGGCGCGCGCCGCACGCTGGCCGCGCCGGCCGCCGAGCCACCGAGCGGAAAGGAGATCGAACATGTCCATTAG